The genomic interval TGGTGCCACGTGGTTTTTAGAAACGGGCCATACTTAAAAAAGTATTGGGTAGGCTGGGATTTTATGTCGATATGTCTAATAGCATACATCCTAATGAGTAAAGTAGTATAATAAATGCTAGTAAATTCTCTTGTAAGACAAAAGGAACATTAACAATGAAGAATAATAATCCTCGTTTAGCCCTTATTGCAGAAAAATTTTATCTTGCACATCCTGATTTTGTGAGAAAATCACTAATGAGTGTGAAGGTGTTTGCAGATATATTAAGTGTTCTGGGGATATTTGGAGGAATTATTTTGTTATTTGTTGGACAGTGGCGTTTGGCTTTACAATTGTTAGTATTTTTACTAATAGGAAAATTCTGTCTTGGGCTTGTTTTGTGTATTAGACTTATCTTCTTCGCACCTGCGGTAGCGTTGTTTGACAAGGGGGGATTTTTTCGTGCATTATCTTTTATCTTTTGGTTATTGAGTGCTTTGTTTTTTGAATTTATTATGTGGATGTTTAGTATGGGGATATTTCAAACTGCCGTGGCACACACAGAAAATAGCAATATGTTTGTGATTATCTGTGCGATGCTTGCTTCTTATTTGGTGAGTACGGGTATTGTTCACTCAATGGCTGAGAAGAATAATACAGCAGATGCTCTAAATTTCATATTTTATTCAACTGTTTGGGGCGTCTTGTACTTACTTTTCGCGTGTGCTTTGTTGCCTGCCCGTGCGGTTATTGCCCTATGTTTTGTGGTTGGATTATTGAAAGCAGTAGCATTGACTATATTATTATTTGTTGATAATAGAAAGTAATCTTCCCGAATTGGATCCTGCAAAATTGGCAGTTAGAGAAAAAGGCCCGAATTGGGCCTTTTTTACGTGCATCTAAAACCACTCTATGACCCGGATAGATAAAAATGAGCTCAAAACACCGACGAGAGCGGGGAAAACTACCCAACAAAAAAGGCACTCTACTAGGAGTGCCTTAATAAATGGTGGACCGGACAGGACTTGAACCTGTGACCTTCCGCGTGTAAGGCGGACGCTCTACCAACTAAGCTACCGATCCCAAATTGTTTGACTACCTTCTTATTGTATCAAATATAGTCGATAAACTCAATCTTATTTCTCGTTTTCCGTCACATGATTACCGGTTATTTGCATGGTATCATCTGCGTGACAACACTGAGCCACTTCTTCTTTTGAAGGAGTTGTGCGAGTCCACTCTTCTTCTTCAGGGCCCCATTTATTGCGCACCGCTTCGGGAAGCTCATACAGCAAACTGGTACATTTGGCTGTTACCGTTCCGTCAGGAAGTTGAATCTCGCCTTCCACTTGCGCGCGTTTCGGAGTATAACGCAGCAGTCGTCCAACCGCTTTTAAGGGGACATTTGTGGGAGTATTGTGTTTGTACACTACTTCCATTTTAAGAGTAACCATCAAGTGTGCAAAATCATTGTTAAGCAAAATGGCGCGGCCGGATGTTTCATCTAAAATCGTGGCTACAATGCCACCATGCACCGTTCCCGGATAAGAGCAATAATTATCATCTAAAGTAAAAGAGGTTTCCACCTGTTTTTTGTCATAATCGTTAAACCATTCCAATTTGAGGCCGAAGGGATTATTCCGCCCGCAACCAAAGCAATGCAGAGAGGTGGGTTGGCGTAATTTTTTCATAAAATTCTCCTTTTCTTTATTATACCTTTTGCGTGTATTTGCTACACTAATAATATGAATCATGTAGAACAAGAATTTAAATGGACGTGTAATCGTGCGGCAGATTTTGATGCTTTTTTAAGTATGCTCAAATTGTTGCCGGTGCATTGTATCGGCCCAAAGGAACTACATATTGTGGATACTTATTTAGATACTGCGCAACGGAAATTATCTTCTCAAAAAATTGCTTTACGTTTGCGCCGGACCTATAATCGGTTTGAGGTAACCTTAAAAACAAAAACGGCTTTGCAAAAGGGAATGGCGACTCGAAAAGAAATTACAATCCCCTTAAAAAAGGCCGCCACGTGGCATAGTGCGCTCAAACAATTAAAAGAAAAAAATCGGTGGGAAGGAGTGGAACTGGCTTTACTACAGCGGATTTTTACCATTGAAAACTACCGACGGGCTTATCAGCTGTCTTATAAAAAATGTACTTGCGAGCTGGCATTAGATCAGTATCTTACGAAAGCAAACGGGCATCAGTGGTTGCGGCGGGAAATTGAGCTGGAACTTAAGAAAGGAGCCGCAAAAGATTTTTTACAATTAGTGCAAAAAATTACTCACGATGTCGCACTACCCGTTGCCAAAATATCCAAAGTAGCGGGCGCTGAAAAGTGGATAAAAGAAAAACTTAGGATAAACTAACTTTTGAAAAAATTTATTTTTGTGCAATTTTGTCAAAGATATTTATAAAAATATATTTACCAAATTTTCAGCAAGGTGGTAAAAGAGATTTAATTGTGTTTCTCGACGGTAAAAATAGAAAATAAAGTCTTTTTAATGCGCTTGTAGAGAGAGAATGAAAAGAGCAAAAAAATATTTTAGACGAAAAAATAGTTGATTTTTCAAAATTTTTGTTGTATTATTTTTATGAGGTTAAACTTATTATCCTAGGAGACAAAAATGGCTGTTAAGAAAACCGTAAAAAAAGTAGCCGCTAAAAAACCGGCTAAAAAAGTAGTAAAAAAAGTAGCTGCTAAAAAACCGGCTAAAAAAGTAGCAAAAAAAGCTTGCAAAAAAGCTTGTGCTAAAAAAGCCACCAAAAAAGTAGTAAAAAAAGTAGCTGCTAAAAAACCGGCTAAAAAAGTAGCCAAAAAACCGGCCAAAAAAGTAGCCAAAAAGAAATAATTTAGTACAGACACAAAAACCCCGCTCAACCGAGCGGGGTTTTTTATTTAAGATAAGACTCTTATTTCTTAGCAGTTTTCTTTTCGGCTTTTTCTTCTTCGCCGGCGGCGCTGCCGTCATAATGGTGGCCGAGATATTTGACATAGAGCTTGTCTTCAATTTCGGCCGCGAGTTGCGGATTATCTTTTAAGTACTGGCGGGCATTTTCAGCGCCTTGGCCCAGTTTTTCATCGCCGTATAAAAACCAGCTGCCGCTTTTTTCCAAGATGCCGCTTTCTACACCTTTATCCAAGATACATGCCTCGCGGGAAATACCTTCGTTGTGTAGCATCGTAAATTCGGCTTGGCGGTACGGGGGGGCTACTTTGTTCTTAGTTACCTTAGCGCGCACCCGGGTACCGATAATTTCGTCACCTTTTTTCAAGTTCTCAATGCGGCGCACATCGATACGTACCGAGGAGTAAAATTTCAAAGCCAAGCCGCCCGGCGTGGTTTCGGGGTTGCCGAACATAATGCCAATTTTTTGGCGCAGCTGGTTAATAAAAATAATACTCGTTTTAGTCTTATTCAAAATGCTGGTCAGTTTGCGCAGCGCTTGGCTCATTAAGCGCGCTTGCAGACCCACGTGAGAATCTCCCATTTCGCCTTCAATTTCCGCTTGCGGAACAAGGGCGGCTACGGAGTCTATAATAATTAAATCAATCGCACCGGAGCGGACTAATTTTTCTGCAATTTCCAAGGCTTGTTCTCCGCTATCGGGTTGTGAAATTAACAGTTCATCTACATTGACGCCGATAGACGATGCATACACCGGGTCCAACGCATGTTCGGCATCAATAAATGCTACCACACCGCCGTGTTTTTGCGCACTGGCGGCACAATGCAAGGATAAAGTAGTTTTACCGCCGGCTTCCGGCCCATAAATTTCAATGACACGTCCGCGGGGAATACCGCCTACGCCCAAAGCTAAATCCAAAGATAAAGCCCCTGTCGGGATAGCATCTACTTTTTTCACATTAGCAGAGCCCAAGGTGGTAATTGCTTCTTTGCCGAAGGCTTTTTCAATTTGGCCCAAGGCTAAATCTAAGGCTTTTTGTTTGTTTGCGTCCATAATTCCTCCGATGATTAAATGGTTAGGCTGTCACGGTTTGTGCAGCGGGACTGAACCCCAATGCATGGGTATCTTGGTTAAAGTCTACCAAAATTTTACCTTGCGCGGGGGACGGATTTTTCAAAATATACTCTGCCAACGGGTCTTCTAATAAACGTTGTACAGTACGTAGTAGCGGCCGGGCACCGTATTTTTCATCAAAACCGTTTTCGATTAAATAATCCTTCGCGGCATCGGTAAATTCTAAGGTCAGCTGGCGGTCAGATAATTTAGCTTGCACTTTGCTGAGCAGTAAATCCAAAATCTGGCGCGTATGCGTTTTTGTTAATGCATGGAACACGACGATTTCATCAATACGGTTAATAAATTCCGGATTGAACGTTTTTTTGACAGCTTGCATCACGTGTTCTTGCATTACTTGATGTTGTTTCTCGTCAGTTGTGGTGGCCGTAAACCCTAGGGAAGAACCTTTATTGGTAATATCCCGCGCGCCTACGTTGGAGGTCATAATAATCACACAGTTTTTGAAGCTGACGTGGTGACCTAAATTGTCCGTCAATGCTCCTTCATCCAACACTTGCAGCAGGATATTATAAATGTCCGGATGAGCTTTTTCCAGTTCGTCTAATACGACTACACTATATGGGCGGCGGCGTACGGCCTCGGTCAATTGACCGCCTTCTTCATAACCTACATAGCCCGGAGGGGCCCCAATCAAGCGTGAGACCGCAAATTTTTCCATGTATTCGGACATGTCAATGCGTACCATGGCCTCTTCATCGCCGAATAAGAAAGCGGCTAAACTTTTGGCCAGTTCCGTTTTTCCTACTCCGGTCGGTCCCAAGAATAAAAATCCGCCAATTGGCCGATGCGGATTACCTAAACCGGTGCGGTTGCGGCGGATGGCTTGCGACACGGCACGCACGGCCTCTTCTTGGCCGATAATGCGCTGGTGCAAGTGTTCTTCCATGTGTAAAATCTTATCGGTTTCACTTTGTGTCAGGCGTGTTACCGGAATGCCAGTCCACTTGCTGGCCACTAGTGCAATATCTTCGTAAGTGACCTGTATCTTTTGGGAAGCCTGTTCCGTTTTCCAATCCAATTTGGCCTGCTCTAATTGCTTTTTCAAATCTTCTTCGGTTGTTTTTAGCTGGGCCGCTTTCTCAAATTGTTTCTCACGCAAAGCCTGATCTTTGTTTTCTACCGCTTGTTGATATTTATGTTGCAAATCTCGAATGGATTGCGGTAAGGAAGCGTTTTTAAGCCGTGCGCGGGCCCCGGCCTCATCGAATAAATCGATGGCTTTATCCGGTTGTGCGCGGTCGGTAATATAGCGGTCGGCTATGGCGGCAGCGGCTTGCACGGCATCATCGGTGTATTCTACGTGATGATGGGTTTCGTACCCGGCCCGTATACCTTTCAAAATACGCACGGTTTCTTCCACATCCGGCGGTTCTACGGTGACAGGTTGAAAACGGCGCTCGAAGGCACTATCTGACTCAATATACTTGCGATATTCGTCAAAGGTGGTGGCCCCGATGCATTGAATTTCTCCGCGGGCTAATGCCGGCTTGAGCATATTGGAAGCATCCATGGAACCTTCGGCGGCTCCGGCCCCGATGAGGGTGTGCAGTTCATCAATAAAGATAATGACGTTGCCTGCTTGGGCCGCCTCATCAATAATATTTTTCAATCGTTGTTCAAATTCGCCGCGGTATTTCGTGCCGGCTACTACGGAAGCCAAATCCAAGGCTAATAAACGTTTGTCTTCCAAAACGGAAATATCGCCGGAAGCCATTTTTTGGGCCAGCCCTTCTACAATGGCGGTTTTACCTACGCCGGGCTCACCCAGCAGTACAGGATTATTTTTGGTTCGGCGGGCCAAAATTTGCACCAATCGTTCGATTTCCTTTTCCCGCCCAATAACCGGGTCTAATGCGTTTTTAGCGGCTAGAGCCGTTAAATCACGGGTATATTCATCCAAAGTGGGGGTTTTGCTTTTTTGTGCGGAGTGGCTAGCCGGTTGAAAAGAGGGGGCTTCCGTTTCTTCTTCCTCCTCTTCTTCGGGAGAAACCGGTTCTTGCAGGTCTTGCGGCTGAGCCCCTTCCAAAAAGTTAAGGGTGGTTTCGCGTAAAGCGGTCAGAGTAACATTTAGGTTTTGCAAAATGGTTACAGCCATCCCTTCTTCTTCGCGGGCCAGCCCCAACACGATGTGCTCTGTGCCGATCGTTTCGCTACCGAGGGATTGGGATTCTTCCACCGCATATTCCAACACCTTTTTGGCACGTGGCGTGAAAGGAATTTCTCCTAGCAACATGACCGCATCTCCCATGCCTACCATCTTTTCAATTTCCAGGCGTACCTGGCGAAAGGTGATGCCCAAAGAAGTTAAAATTTTATTGGATACAGTGCCGTTTAAGGCGGTGAGTCCTAACAAAATGTGTTCGGTACCTACATAATCGTGATTGAGCCGTTTGGCTTCCTCTTGCGCAATCAAAATAATTTTTTGCGCATTTTCCGTAAATCGTTTAGCCATCTAAAACCTCTTTTTTACCCCTACTAAAATAGATACACATATTATATAAAATACGTTGCCGGTTGCGCGTGTGTAATCTCGAAACGGATATATAAAAAAAGGGAAAGTTGACAAA from Elusimicrobiaceae bacterium carries:
- a CDS encoding CYTH domain-containing protein, which produces MNHVEQEFKWTCNRAADFDAFLSMLKLLPVHCIGPKELHIVDTYLDTAQRKLSSQKIALRLRRTYNRFEVTLKTKTALQKGMATRKEITIPLKKAATWHSALKQLKEKNRWEGVELALLQRIFTIENYRRAYQLSYKKCTCELALDQYLTKANGHQWLRREIELELKKGAAKDFLQLVQKITHDVALPVAKISKVAGAEKWIKEKLRIN
- a CDS encoding ATP-dependent Clp protease ATP-binding subunit, producing MAKRFTENAQKIILIAQEEAKRLNHDYVGTEHILLGLTALNGTVSNKILTSLGITFRQVRLEIEKMVGMGDAVMLLGEIPFTPRAKKVLEYAVEESQSLGSETIGTEHIVLGLAREEEGMAVTILQNLNVTLTALRETTLNFLEGAQPQDLQEPVSPEEEEEEETEAPSFQPASHSAQKSKTPTLDEYTRDLTALAAKNALDPVIGREKEIERLVQILARRTKNNPVLLGEPGVGKTAIVEGLAQKMASGDISVLEDKRLLALDLASVVAGTKYRGEFEQRLKNIIDEAAQAGNVIIFIDELHTLIGAGAAEGSMDASNMLKPALARGEIQCIGATTFDEYRKYIESDSAFERRFQPVTVEPPDVEETVRILKGIRAGYETHHHVEYTDDAVQAAAAIADRYITDRAQPDKAIDLFDEAGARARLKNASLPQSIRDLQHKYQQAVENKDQALREKQFEKAAQLKTTEEDLKKQLEQAKLDWKTEQASQKIQVTYEDIALVASKWTGIPVTRLTQSETDKILHMEEHLHQRIIGQEEAVRAVSQAIRRNRTGLGNPHRPIGGFLFLGPTGVGKTELAKSLAAFLFGDEEAMVRIDMSEYMEKFAVSRLIGAPPGYVGYEEGGQLTEAVRRRPYSVVVLDELEKAHPDIYNILLQVLDEGALTDNLGHHVSFKNCVIIMTSNVGARDITNKGSSLGFTATTTDEKQHQVMQEHVMQAVKKTFNPEFINRIDEIVVFHALTKTHTRQILDLLLSKVQAKLSDRQLTLEFTDAAKDYLIENGFDEKYGARPLLRTVQRLLEDPLAEYILKNPSPAQGKILVDFNQDTHALGFSPAAQTVTA
- the recA gene encoding recombinase RecA, producing MMDANKQKALDLALGQIEKAFGKEAITTLGSANVKKVDAIPTGALSLDLALGVGGIPRGRVIEIYGPEAGGKTTLSLHCAASAQKHGGVVAFIDAEHALDPVYASSIGVNVDELLISQPDSGEQALEIAEKLVRSGAIDLIIIDSVAALVPQAEIEGEMGDSHVGLQARLMSQALRKLTSILNKTKTSIIFINQLRQKIGIMFGNPETTPGGLALKFYSSVRIDVRRIENLKKGDEIIGTRVRAKVTKNKVAPPYRQAEFTMLHNEGISREACILDKGVESGILEKSGSWFLYGDEKLGQGAENARQYLKDNPQLAAEIEDKLYVKYLGHHYDGSAAGEEEKAEKKTAKK
- a CDS encoding PaaI family thioesterase; this encodes MKKLRQPTSLHCFGCGRNNPFGLKLEWFNDYDKKQVETSFTLDDNYCSYPGTVHGGIVATILDETSGRAILLNNDFAHLMVTLKMEVVYKHNTPTNVPLKAVGRLLRYTPKRAQVEGEIQLPDGTVTAKCTSLLYELPEAVRNKWGPEEEEWTRTTPSKEEVAQCCHADDTMQITGNHVTENEK